The nucleotide sequence TAAAGACAAATGGAAGCAAATAGTCGTTCCATGCAATTCTAAAGGAGATCAAACCAATGGTAGCGATCAAAGGTTTCAACAACGGCATGATGATACAAAAGAATGTTGACAGAAATGTACATCCATCGATCTTCGCTGAATCATCAAGTTCCTTGGGTATTTGATCTATGAAACTGGTAGATAAGAATATCTGCGTCACATTCATACCGAACACACGAATGATAATGACCCCCCAAAGAGAGCCACTGAGCCCAATTTCTCTAGCCAGACTCAACTGAGGATACAGACTCAATGTCCCGATGGAAATAAAGAGCGAGGAGAGAACCATGTAATAAATAATCTTTGTAATGACAGTACGTCCTCTGGAAAAAACATACCCTGCAGTTGTCGCGGTATATATACACCCGATAACGATAAAGAAAGCCAAATACAAACTGTTATAGGTATATTGGGAGAAGTTCGCAAGCTCCCAAGCCCGTTTATAGTTATGGAACTGCCAACCTTCCTGGGGAAGAATATGCGGTCCCCCAATCATAATCTCAAAGTTAGTCTTAAAGGAAGCGAGAAATATGTAGACTATCGGAAACAGGGCAATCACCGTGACTGCCAGTAGAAACAGATAGACCGGGATGCGAGAACCAAACTTTGCTAATTTCCTTCGATTGCTTATCACGTTTTACACCCCTATCAATAGATTGATTTCATTTTTTTCGACATTTTCAGATACCCAATTGTCAATATGGACAAGAATATTGCCGTAAGGACCGCTAATGAGGATGCATACCCGAACTGGCTTACAGTACCTGCATCAGTATCCCCATAACTGAAGAAGTACTTGAAGATATAGGTCATCACCACCTCAGTTCCTCCTCCCGGCTGTCCATTTGTCATGACCAATATCAAGTCAGTTATCTTCATGGTTCCCAGTACACTGAGCATAATCACCACCTGCATGACCGGTGCTAACATCGGGATAGTGATGAAAATGAATTGCTTGAAGCTACTTGCTCCATCAATGTCTGCACTTTCATAGAGCTCCTTTGGAATATTCTGCAGCCCCATGAGAAAATAGATCATGATCAGTCCAAAGGTCGTCCACACAGAAACCAACAGTATTACCAACATAGCCAACCATCTATCACCAAACCAATTGACATGTTTGGAAACCATCTCAAAATGGACCAACAGCCCATTGATAATTCCGTTGTAGGCACTGAAAATGATATTGAATACAAGACCAACCACTGCCACGCTGAATACTGTGGGCAGGAAGAATACAATCCTGAAAAAGGAACTTCCCTTAACCTTGTTATTTACCAAGACAGCAAGGACTAAGGCTAAAGGCATTTCTATTATTAACTTGGAAAAAGCTAGTAAAAAGGTGTTCCCGAGTGAAAACCAAAAGACCTTATCCCGTGTAAACGCCCTGATAAAGTTTGCAAAACCGACAAATTCAGGTGTTGAATACCCATCATAGCGGAACGGAGCCCACCGTAAAACCCATATTATAGGATACACCACGAAGAGAATGAATCCAATAAACATCGGAAGAATCAAAAGAAGCTCTTGGGTCCTGTTGTCCGCAGCAACCAAACATATTTTTTTTCTATCAAGCTTTATTTTCATATAAATAAGAATACCCCAGATTCAGTAGAAGTATAGATTTCCTGATCTGGGGCATGACTCCTCTAGTTTAGGTTATCTTGTGACCCATTTCACGTTCTCATCATAATCTGGATCCATATACTTGCTGACATCCAATTCTCCACTTGTAATCGCTTTTTCGAGTGCTGCATTGTATCTTCTGTCTAGGTCAGACAACCCTTCAACAACACCTATGCGATTGGTGAGAATCTTGGAGAAGACATCATAGTAGCTCTCGCCTTCAACACGCATCTTCGATTCCGGATACGCGGGCTTCATGTAGAAATTTGTAAGATCTGCAAATGCTGCCCACTGCGGTCTCTCCGGCTCGCCGGCAAATTTGGTCACAGCAGCACCACGGATAGGAATATCCTTTGCATTCTCATAGGTTGAAGCAAGATGCTCAACGCTCAATAATGCCTTATAGACTTCCATTACCTCTTCCTCAACTCCTTCCTCTATAACCTTGGAGCTGATTACATAGAATGCACCTGGATTACCAATCTGCTTGTAGCGATTATTGGGATCTTCAACTGGAATTGGAGCTACACCCCAATCGAACTTTGCCGGGAACTGATCATACAAGACACCGACATCGAAGGAGTTTCCGATTAACATACCAATATTGCCTGCTGAGAAGTGTGCGCGCAGTGTATCGAAGTCCAGTCCTTCCATTCCGGGGAACATGGAACCATCTTCAACCAGACCGAGCATCAGTTCAAAGAAAGGCTTGAGAGACATGAAGTCCCATCGCCCAGTCTTATGGTTGAACATCTGGTGACCAACCGATGGAGCAGCAGGGAATGCGATATGATACAGCTTGTAGTTCTCATAGCGAAGAGGGATACCATATCCGTACACATTTGAACCACCCCTTTCAGTAATGATCTTCGCGGTCTCTCTGAATTCTTTATAGCTTTCTGGAACATCTAGGCCCAACTCAGCAAACATCTCTTTGTTATAAATCAAGTTCTGAGTGGTTACTCTGATGGGAATGGCGTAGATTTCTCCGCCAAACACTCCAACATCCTCACGATGAAAACCTTTGGTCTCTTCAATCAGAACATCTCCACCGGGAAGGTCCTTGATGGGGACAATCTTATTGGTTTCAGCGTATTGACCTGATTTTCTACTCTTGAAAATATGAGGTTCTTCGCCAGCGGCAATAGCGACGTCTATTGCACTGTAGTAATCACCACCATATACCTTATGTTCGATACGAATGCCTTTCTCTTTTCCAATGGTTTCATTGAATTTCTTCACTGTGGCATCGTACTCGGGTTTGTTGTGAGCATCATTGGCCCAAACACTAATCACAACTTCCTTTTTGGCTTCTTCTTTTTCCGCTTGAGCAAAAATTGGCAATGCCATTATAATTGCCAGCACAAGCACCAAACTAATGATCTTTTTCATACGTTCCTCCTCTTTATTGTATCCACCACTAAGGGTGGAAAACGCACTTAATGAATATCGATCAACCTATCTTTTCGTGAATTTCTCAGGATAGACAAGCTCTTGCAACTTTTTTACATCAACATCACGGATACTCTTGCAATCCTCAATTGCCATTGCAGCTGCTGTCCCAGCAGCCTGTCCCATTGAAAAACAGAACCCTATACTTCTGTTACAGGAGAGGGCTAGCTGATCAGCTGAGAAACACCGTCCAATTACCATGACATTTTTTAATCCTTTCACCAGTATCGACCTGAAAGAGATCTCTTCATATTCACCCTCGTCATACCGCTCCATCGCAGTTCCCAATCCCTTTGGATTGTGATACTCAATACTGTCAGTATTCTTAAGAATTGCATCATCATATTTTCTTCTTGCCTTGAAATCTTCAACGGTATGCACATGATCACCCATGATTCTTCTTGTTTCACGAATACCGAGAATAGAGGCTGTATCCATCAAGAATGATTTCTCAAATCCTGGAACACGTTCTTTCAAGAAGTGATAGATGAACCAACTTTGTCTGCGACCTTCAATCATTGATTCTGTAATGACGGTGGCATCGATAGCATTCTTGTTGAGAATCCTTGTTGCATTGACCAATACCTGGTTGTCATGAGGCAAATTCATCATCAAGATACCGTTTCGTACGGTGAGTACTTGCTTTTCCCATTCGGTAAAGACTTTCTCAGACATCGCATTCTTGATGGTCTTATTGAAACGACCGATATGAGCATAGGTTTTTGGACTCCCAAAGACACTCTTTCGAATTTCCTTTGGAGTGATCTTATGCAAATCTTCCGGATTCTTATCAAAATGGTCCATCAACGCCTTCATGTCCACATCCCCGATACGGAACATCAAGGTCGGTGCAGAACAAAGCCCGTCTTCCTTGTTACCTATCTCATAAGAAGCTCCAGCCTGATAACACAAATCTCCGTCCCCGGTTGCATCAATGAATACGTTTCCTTCAATCACCTGTCTGCCATTCTTATTTTCAATTACCACACCTTGTATGGTATCGCCTTCCTTGATTACATCAGCAACAAGTGTTCCATATAGTATATTCACACCTGCATCAAGGAGCATCTCCTCCAATATACGCTTGGAAGCCTCAGGGTCCACAGGAACTTCGGTCATATATGAGACGGGATTTATTTCGGGGATATATCCAGGAGGAGAAGCCATGCCTTCCTTACCCAGATTCATCATAACTTCTGTGGGAATTCCGGTCATATATTTTTCAACCGCTACTTTTGCCATCAAACCACTTGTCATAATCCCGCCCAATGCAAATTCTCGTTCAATAATGATGGTTTTTGCATTGTTTCTTGCCGCTGCCAGAGCTGCAGCAAATCCAGCAGAGCCTCCCCCTGCAACAACTACATCTGCACGAAAGGTTACTGGAATTTCCTTTTGACTTGTAAGGTACTTTTTACTACTCAACTTGATTCCCTCTTTTATTCCAAAACTCAAGAACAGCTGGCCCGAAAGGAAAGTAATCGAAGATTACGGTAATTTATTTCGAATCAATACCAATTTTTGTTTTTGAATTTTAATTTTTAATATCCTCTTTTATTATTCTATTATTGGCTTACCACGTTGTCAACCTTTTTGTGATTCGAACAGAAAAACAATTATTCATTGATAAATCATGGATTTATAAGAATTTCTTGGCAAATATCGCTAATAGTTGCATATTTTTTTCTTATTGATATTGAAAAATTCTTTTTAACATGTAGAATCTTAATTGAGGTAAGTCATGCAAAATGAAGGTATCAAGAAAAATCAATCTCTAAGAAAAGCGTTAGAAATTCTGGAAGGAATGACCCGAATGGATTCACCATTCAGACTCCAAGACCTTTCCACACACCTTGAGATGTCGCCGAGTACTGTATCGAGATTTCTCAATACATTTATCGACTATGGTTACGTCAACCGTGATCCCAGTACATCCTTTTATTACCTTACTCTAAAGTTCGCTGCAATAGGTGAACGGGTTCGAACAAAATTCCCCTTCCAGCAGACTCTC is from uncultured Sphaerochaeta sp. and encodes:
- a CDS encoding carbohydrate ABC transporter permease, coding for MISNRRKLAKFGSRIPVYLFLLAVTVIALFPIVYIFLASFKTNFEIMIGGPHILPQEGWQFHNYKRAWELANFSQYTYNSLYLAFFIVIGCIYTATTAGYVFSRGRTVITKIIYYMVLSSLFISIGTLSLYPQLSLAREIGLSGSLWGVIIIRVFGMNVTQIFLSTSFIDQIPKELDDSAKIDGCTFLSTFFCIIMPLLKPLIATIGLISFRIAWNDYLLPFVFTISKPMRMPLTVGVVNLKQSGAAASSWDLALAGISISLIPMLIVYLILNRFFISGLTEGAIKG
- a CDS encoding sugar ABC transporter permease — protein: MKIKLDRKKICLVAADNRTQELLLILPMFIGFILFVVYPIIWVLRWAPFRYDGYSTPEFVGFANFIRAFTRDKVFWFSLGNTFLLAFSKLIIEMPLALVLAVLVNNKVKGSSFFRIVFFLPTVFSVAVVGLVFNIIFSAYNGIINGLLVHFEMVSKHVNWFGDRWLAMLVILLVSVWTTFGLIMIYFLMGLQNIPKELYESADIDGASSFKQFIFITIPMLAPVMQVVIMLSVLGTMKITDLILVMTNGQPGGGTEVVMTYIFKYFFSYGDTDAGTVSQFGYASSLAVLTAIFLSILTIGYLKMSKKMKSIY
- a CDS encoding ABC transporter substrate-binding protein, producing the protein MKKIISLVLVLAIIMALPIFAQAEKEEAKKEVVISVWANDAHNKPEYDATVKKFNETIGKEKGIRIEHKVYGGDYYSAIDVAIAAGEEPHIFKSRKSGQYAETNKIVPIKDLPGGDVLIEETKGFHREDVGVFGGEIYAIPIRVTTQNLIYNKEMFAELGLDVPESYKEFRETAKIITERGGSNVYGYGIPLRYENYKLYHIAFPAAPSVGHQMFNHKTGRWDFMSLKPFFELMLGLVEDGSMFPGMEGLDFDTLRAHFSAGNIGMLIGNSFDVGVLYDQFPAKFDWGVAPIPVEDPNNRYKQIGNPGAFYVISSKVIEEGVEEEVMEVYKALLSVEHLASTYENAKDIPIRGAAVTKFAGEPERPQWAAFADLTNFYMKPAYPESKMRVEGESYYDVFSKILTNRIGVVEGLSDLDRRYNAALEKAITSGELDVSKYMDPDYDENVKWVTR
- a CDS encoding FAD-dependent oxidoreductase, coding for MSSKKYLTSQKEIPVTFRADVVVAGGGSAGFAAALAAARNNAKTIIIEREFALGGIMTSGLMAKVAVEKYMTGIPTEVMMNLGKEGMASPPGYIPEINPVSYMTEVPVDPEASKRILEEMLLDAGVNILYGTLVADVIKEGDTIQGVVIENKNGRQVIEGNVFIDATGDGDLCYQAGASYEIGNKEDGLCSAPTLMFRIGDVDMKALMDHFDKNPEDLHKITPKEIRKSVFGSPKTYAHIGRFNKTIKNAMSEKVFTEWEKQVLTVRNGILMMNLPHDNQVLVNATRILNKNAIDATVITESMIEGRRQSWFIYHFLKERVPGFEKSFLMDTASILGIRETRRIMGDHVHTVEDFKARRKYDDAILKNTDSIEYHNPKGLGTAMERYDEGEYEEISFRSILVKGLKNVMVIGRCFSADQLALSCNRSIGFCFSMGQAAGTAAAMAIEDCKSIRDVDVKKLQELVYPEKFTKR